In a genomic window of Quercus lobata isolate SW786 chromosome 4, ValleyOak3.0 Primary Assembly, whole genome shotgun sequence:
- the LOC115986637 gene encoding RING-H2 finger protein ATL38-like has translation MISTGLNLVMTVIGFSVSTMFIVFVCTRLVCARIHFNASRRSFPVASRSDLGLLERGLHGLEPVVVAKFPTKKYSDEYFSTSEDAQCTVCLAEFHGEDILRILPYCGHSFHVTCIDIWLQQHSTCPVCRISLRELPERKRLMQPLFSSAVRSHYSVESFNGRSYPCLAAGNGFPRRTHGNRERGPTQEGQFSPEGDRAEAGENVSPLTEGNQIIKGSETKHVESPSNP, from the exons ATGATATCTACGGGTTTAAACTTGGTGATGACTGTGATAGGCTTCTCAGTGAGCACTATGTTCATCGTGTTTGTGTGCACGCGCCTTGTCTGTGCTCGGATTCACTTCAATGCTTCAAGGCGCTCCTTTCCTGTGGCTTCCAGATCCGATCTTGGTCTT CTGGAGCGAGGTTTACATGGTCTTGAACCTGTAGTTGTAGCCAAATTTCCAACAAAGAAGTACAGTGATGAATATTTCTCAACTTCAGAAGATGCTCA ATGCACAGTTTGCCTTGCAGAATTCCATGGCGAAGATATATTGCGTATCCTCCCCTACTGTGGGCACTCCTTCCATGTCACCTGCATAGACATATGGCTGCAGCAACATTCGACATGTCCTGTTTGTCGAATTTCATTGCGTGAGTTACCTGAGAGAAAACGCTTAATGCAACCCTTGTTCAGTTCAGCTGTTCGATCTCATTACAGTGTGGAGTCCTTCAATGGCCGTTCTTATCCCTGTCTAGCTGCTGGGAATGGGTTTCCACGACGAACCCATGGCAATCGTGAGAGGGGCCCAACTCAAGAGGGTCAGTTTTCACCAGAGGGTGATAGAGCAGAAGCTGGGGAGAATGTCTCCCCATTAACTGAAGGTAACCAGATCATCAAGGGTTCGGAAACCAAACATGTAGAAAGCCCATCAAATCCTTAA